In Hymenobacter sp. DG01, one genomic interval encodes:
- a CDS encoding aldo/keto reductase yields MSLKSYVTLGNSGLRVSPLCLGTMTFGEDWGLGSSPQEADAILSRYRELGGNFLDTSNAYTNGHSEKIIGDSIGRESSKRDRMVIGTKGGNNLYLGDPNGGGNGAKSLIAQVEESLRRLQTDYIDLFWLHHWDWNTPVEETMKVLNRLVDSGKVRYLGVSDTPAWQVAQANTLAQLKDWTPFVGLQVEHSLLERTVEDELLPMAQALGLGVTPWSPLKSGLLSGKYTRTNAGQVSGSRGEATGYVALLDERAFTILDRLAELAEAHQTTSAAVALAWVVSRPGVTSTIIGARRLDQLEANVAALDVRLSAEELSSLDELSTPPAMFTSTMQKHTNSFQHGGISLNGVTPPDSPMAPKSDKDRY; encoded by the coding sequence ATGTCACTAAAATCGTATGTAACCCTGGGCAACTCCGGCCTGCGGGTGAGCCCCTTGTGCCTGGGCACCATGACCTTCGGCGAAGACTGGGGCTTAGGCTCTTCCCCGCAGGAAGCGGATGCCATTCTTTCTCGGTACCGGGAGTTGGGCGGCAACTTCCTGGACACGTCCAACGCCTACACCAACGGGCACTCGGAGAAGATTATCGGCGACTCGATTGGCCGCGAATCCTCCAAGCGCGACCGGATGGTGATTGGCACCAAGGGCGGCAACAACCTGTACCTGGGCGACCCCAACGGCGGCGGCAACGGCGCCAAGTCGCTGATTGCCCAGGTCGAGGAGTCGCTGCGCCGCCTGCAAACCGATTACATCGACCTGTTCTGGTTGCACCACTGGGACTGGAACACGCCGGTGGAAGAAACCATGAAGGTACTGAACCGCCTGGTCGACAGCGGCAAGGTGCGCTACCTCGGCGTGTCCGACACGCCGGCCTGGCAGGTGGCGCAGGCCAACACCCTGGCCCAACTGAAAGACTGGACACCCTTTGTGGGGCTGCAGGTGGAACACTCGCTGCTGGAGCGTACGGTGGAAGACGAACTGCTGCCCATGGCGCAGGCCTTGGGCCTCGGGGTGACGCCCTGGTCGCCGCTGAAGTCGGGCCTGTTGTCGGGTAAGTATACCCGCACGAACGCCGGGCAAGTGAGCGGCAGCCGCGGCGAGGCCACGGGGTATGTGGCGCTCTTGGATGAGCGGGCCTTTACCATTCTGGACCGCCTGGCCGAACTGGCCGAGGCGCATCAGACAACCTCCGCCGCCGTAGCACTGGCCTGGGTGGTGAGCCGTCCCGGCGTTACCTCGACCATTATCGGTGCCCGACGGCTCGACCAGCTAGAGGCCAACGTCGCGGCGCTGGACGTGCGGTTGTCGGCCGAGGAATTATCGTCGCTGGACGAGCTGTCTACGCCCCCGGCCATGTTCACCTCGACCATGCAGAAACATACCAACAGTTTCCAGCACGGAGGCATATCGTTGAATGGGGTTACGCCCCCTGACTCCCCCATGGCCCCAAAGTCCGACAAAGACCGGTACTAA
- a CDS encoding bestrophin family protein, which yields MYVKKNYNLRETFFNSGKHLFWLTPYALLIALLYRYTALHEFSLPWLPLSLIGTAVTFYVGFKNNQAYDRLWEARTVWGGIVNSSRMWGSNIKAFVVPAASSPAAGEGLPEQKRALIYRHIAWLYQLRRQLLEPTAWEHISLPGVYRRDAEEKSQKMGLGLFGEDVTEDRLQRYLSSAEQAALPTYKNAAAQLIDQQSEHLARLRKAGHVGDVEHVALQGILNDFYEHQGKAERIKKTPFPRQFASFGFVMVCIFIAMLPFGFFSEFAKIGDNGIWLAVPFVILISWVYVVMELVGDYSENPFEGLANDVPMLALSRTIEIDLLQQLGETDLPAPIQPINHVLL from the coding sequence ATGTACGTCAAAAAGAATTACAACCTCCGGGAGACCTTCTTCAATTCGGGCAAGCACCTGTTCTGGCTGACTCCCTATGCCTTGCTCATCGCGCTGCTGTACCGGTACACGGCACTGCATGAGTTTAGCCTCCCGTGGCTGCCCCTCTCCCTGATTGGCACGGCCGTGACGTTTTACGTGGGTTTTAAGAACAACCAGGCCTACGACCGGCTCTGGGAAGCGCGCACCGTCTGGGGAGGCATTGTCAACAGCTCGCGCATGTGGGGGTCCAACATCAAAGCTTTCGTGGTACCGGCCGCATCCAGCCCGGCCGCCGGAGAGGGGTTGCCCGAGCAGAAGAGAGCCTTGATTTACCGCCACATTGCCTGGCTTTACCAGCTGCGCCGGCAGTTGTTAGAGCCCACCGCGTGGGAGCATATCAGCCTGCCCGGAGTATACCGCCGGGACGCGGAAGAAAAGAGCCAGAAGATGGGGTTGGGGTTGTTTGGGGAAGACGTCACCGAAGACCGGCTGCAGCGGTATCTGTCGTCGGCGGAGCAGGCGGCCTTGCCCACCTACAAAAATGCGGCGGCCCAGCTCATCGACCAGCAATCCGAGCACCTGGCGCGCCTGCGAAAGGCCGGCCACGTCGGCGACGTCGAGCACGTGGCCTTGCAGGGCATCCTCAACGACTTTTACGAGCACCAGGGCAAGGCCGAGCGCATTAAGAAAACGCCTTTCCCGCGTCAATTTGCCAGCTTCGGGTTCGTGATGGTCTGCATCTTCATTGCGATGCTGCCCTTCGGGTTCTTTTCGGAATTCGCTAAAATAGGCGACAACGGCATCTGGCTGGCGGTGCCTTTTGTGATTCTCATTAGCTGGGTGTACGTGGTGATGGAGCTGGTCGGCGACTACTCGGAAAACCCGTTCGAGGGCCTGGCCAACGACGTGCCCATGCTGGCCTTGAGCCGCACCATTGAAATCGATTTGCTGCAGCAGCTGGGCGAAACGGACTTGCCGGCTCCCATTCAGCCCATCAACCACGTGCTGCTGTAG
- a CDS encoding NAD(P)H-binding protein, protein MNILLLGAAGQIGQMATDSLLRQTDATLILYARRASTRLKATDPQRVRLVDGDFSDVPALTKLLQEVDIVYINAAGDKAAKQGIAAAMQAAGVKRVIEASILGIYDEVPGAFGKWNTRMVGGNRIRQVAEATRVFENEAFDYTILRLTWLYNQAGNTAYQLTQKGEPFVGTQVTRQAVAQLLVDIVTATDDRFKQKSLGVSEPNTDWDKPSFY, encoded by the coding sequence ATGAACATCTTACTTCTCGGGGCCGCCGGCCAAATCGGGCAAATGGCCACCGATAGCCTGCTCCGCCAAACTGACGCCACCCTCATTTTGTATGCCCGCCGAGCCTCCACGCGCTTAAAAGCAACGGACCCGCAGCGGGTTCGCCTGGTGGACGGGGACTTCAGCGATGTCCCGGCCCTGACCAAACTCCTACAGGAGGTGGATATCGTGTACATCAACGCGGCGGGCGATAAGGCCGCCAAGCAGGGTATTGCCGCGGCCATGCAGGCGGCGGGCGTCAAAAGGGTTATCGAAGCCTCTATTCTGGGCATTTACGATGAGGTACCCGGCGCTTTTGGAAAGTGGAATACCCGCATGGTAGGGGGTAATCGGATACGTCAGGTGGCCGAGGCCACCCGCGTCTTTGAAAACGAGGCCTTCGATTACACGATACTACGGTTGACCTGGCTGTACAATCAGGCCGGCAACACCGCGTATCAGCTTACCCAGAAGGGGGAACCCTTCGTGGGCACCCAAGTAACGAGGCAGGCCGTTGCTCAACTACTTGTCGATATTGTTACGGCAACGGATGACCGGTTTAAGCAGAAAAGTCTGGGGGTGAGCGAGCCGAATACCGATTGGGACAAACCGTCCTTCTATTAG
- a CDS encoding nuclear transport factor 2 family protein yields the protein MKASFFGLFLLLLLSVQVACAQQKKDSPSTAKSAKTEQEIIQLSKKKWQWMADKKADSLATLFDDKAVFVHMGGSWGKEQEVSIIKSGGIHYKKADIHQVSVNIIGSTAILLNKITLLAVVGGNEVTNEFEVTEVYVQQKGGWKLGSLSFTKLMTP from the coding sequence ATGAAAGCTTCATTTTTCGGCCTATTTCTATTGCTGCTACTAAGTGTGCAGGTAGCCTGCGCCCAACAAAAAAAAGACAGCCCTTCCACGGCTAAGAGCGCGAAGACCGAGCAGGAGATTATCCAACTCTCCAAAAAGAAGTGGCAGTGGATGGCCGATAAGAAAGCTGATTCCCTGGCTACACTCTTCGATGATAAGGCGGTGTTTGTGCACATGGGCGGCTCCTGGGGAAAAGAACAGGAAGTGTCTATTATCAAGTCGGGCGGCATCCACTACAAGAAAGCGGATATCCATCAAGTATCGGTGAACATCATCGGCTCGACGGCCATCCTGCTGAATAAAATCACCTTGTTGGCGGTCGTGGGCGGCAATGAAGTCACCAATGAGTTCGAGGTGACGGAAGTCTACGTTCAGCAAAAAGGAGGGTGGAAATTAGGCTCCCTCTCCTTCACCAAGCTGATGACTCCCTAA
- a CDS encoding MBL fold metallo-hydrolase: protein MSFYLKKLGLGAAVALVLLLSACTVFLKTSPQFGGVPTKAQQRAYAQSGHMQDGKFVNLLPTAQFTDGGPWVMLWRSLTEKAPIKDPAGPLPMRPLDSLSITRTPAEQVRVTWFGHSASLVEIGGQKVLLDPMLSIKMGPVSWVTPKRYNQQVSISAEQLPAIDAVLISHDHYDHLDYETIRLLKDRVAHFYVPLGVGAHLRAWGVDEARILEMNWGDSVRLPGLTITSTPTRHFSGRGLTNQNSTLWSSWVLKSNRHRVFYSGDGGYGPHFQDIGRQYGPFDLALMECGQYDRQWARIHMVPEESVQAALDVRARVMLPVHWGRLFRGKPPLERAGGTGCRGGQPITRGARHARDWPTGGIG from the coding sequence ATGTCCTTTTACCTCAAAAAACTTGGCCTGGGCGCAGCGGTGGCTCTTGTGCTGCTGCTGTCGGCCTGCACGGTTTTTCTTAAAACCAGCCCCCAGTTCGGCGGGGTGCCGACCAAGGCGCAGCAGCGGGCCTACGCACAGTCCGGCCATATGCAGGACGGCAAGTTTGTGAACTTGCTGCCCACTGCCCAGTTCACGGACGGCGGCCCCTGGGTGATGTTGTGGCGGTCCCTGACGGAGAAAGCCCCCATTAAGGATCCAGCCGGCCCGCTGCCCATGCGGCCGCTGGACTCGCTCTCCATCACGCGTACCCCCGCCGAGCAGGTGCGCGTCACCTGGTTTGGGCATTCGGCCAGCCTGGTGGAAATAGGCGGCCAGAAAGTGCTGCTCGACCCCATGCTCAGCATCAAGATGGGACCCGTCAGCTGGGTGACCCCGAAGCGCTACAACCAACAGGTGTCCATCAGCGCCGAGCAGCTGCCGGCCATCGATGCCGTGCTGATTTCGCACGACCACTACGACCACCTCGACTATGAGACGATTCGCCTGCTGAAGGACCGGGTGGCGCACTTTTACGTGCCGCTGGGCGTAGGCGCGCACCTGCGGGCCTGGGGGGTGGACGAAGCGCGGATTCTCGAGATGAACTGGGGCGATTCCGTGCGCCTGCCGGGCCTGACCATCACCAGCACGCCCACGCGGCATTTCTCGGGGCGCGGGCTGACCAATCAAAACAGCACCTTGTGGTCCTCTTGGGTGCTGAAAAGCAATCGGCACCGCGTCTTTTACAGCGGCGACGGCGGCTATGGGCCTCACTTTCAGGACATCGGCCGCCAGTACGGACCTTTCGACTTGGCCTTGATGGAGTGCGGGCAGTACGACCGGCAGTGGGCCCGGATTCACATGGTGCCGGAAGAGTCGGTGCAGGCGGCGCTTGACGTGCGGGCGCGGGTGATGCTGCCCGTGCATTGGGGGCGCCTTTTCCGAGGCAAACCACCTCTGGAACGAGCCGGTGGAACGGGCTGTCGCGGCGGCCAACCGATTACACGTGGTGCTCGCCACGCCCGAGATTGGCCAACCGGTGGTATTGGGTGA
- a CDS encoding nuclear transport factor 2 family protein, whose translation MNPAQEIADISRQKWRWMAECNVEALATLFHEEAVFVHMGMTLTKSQELEVIRTGGIHYKEATIEEASVRFVETTAILLNKIRLVAVVGGHEVVNPFVVTEVYVLQNGAWTLCSLSFTRLVTA comes from the coding sequence ATGAACCCAGCACAAGAAATAGCAGATATCTCCCGGCAGAAGTGGCGCTGGATGGCCGAGTGCAACGTCGAGGCCCTGGCCACCCTTTTTCACGAGGAAGCCGTGTTTGTCCATATGGGCATGACCCTGACCAAAAGCCAGGAGCTGGAGGTCATCCGCACCGGCGGGATTCACTACAAAGAGGCCACCATCGAGGAAGCCTCGGTGCGCTTCGTGGAGACTACTGCCATCCTGTTGAACAAGATTCGGCTGGTGGCCGTGGTCGGCGGCCACGAGGTCGTGAACCCCTTCGTGGTGACCGAGGTGTATGTGCTCCAAAACGGGGCGTGGACGTTGTGCTCGCTCTCCTTTACCCGGCTGGTTACCGCCTAG